AAAAGTATATACTTTTATTATGGTCGAGTTATTTCTCCAGATAAAACAGTAAAAGGAAATACTGCATCAACTCAAATCTATTTTGAAGTCTATGACTCCAATGCAAGCGATCCTGGAAATATTGAAGGCAGTGAAAGTCTCCTTACGCCGCACTGGTTTGTCAATACGAAGCACAATAGTACAGCATTGGGGCAAATATTCAACTTGTCTTTAAAATCACCGGTCAATTCATCATTCGTCAATTTGCCACCATCTTCTGCTCTTTCTACCATTACAGCAGGAACGATTCCTATACAAATAAGTTATAGTGGAACCATCTATCCATACCACGCTCTCATCGAAATCAATGCCTCATCGTGGCTTATCTATAACAAATTTGATCAAAATGCAACAACCGTACCATTTGAGATTACGTTTATGAGCGGTACAAAGTGGAAAGGATTTGGTGGCAGTTTCGAAAACAATACTTCCGAAAACAGACTAAATCAAAAACCTCTTCAAAGGATCGAGTGGTGAGACAAGGGTTCTCTCTTTTAGAACTCATCTTTGCCCTTGTCGTCATTTCCATCGTGTTGCTCGGTATTCCTGGCCTATTCCAACAAACGGCAAATCAGGCACAAGAGGCATTGAAACTCGAAGCCGTAACGCAAGCCTATCGAAGTATCGGAACGGCTCTGAGTTATCCATGGGACGAACACAGCCGAGATGAAAATCTCTCTCGGTCACTCATTTTGGATGTGAGCAATTTGGCAGATCCGGAACTCGCAAGAGAGACCAACACCTCTCGTTATAGAAGAGGGAACTTCAATGAAAAAGTCACGAGAATTTTTTATCCGATAACAACTGTCCAAGAGCAAAGGAGTGCTAGTTCTACACTTGGTAAAGAAGGCAACGAAATAAACGATCTGGATGATTTTAACAATGCAACCGAACAGATTACAAAAGTTTCCAATGCCATGGGTTCAGTCTTGACAATGAAAATTCACTACAAGGTTTTTTATATCAATGATCACACAGATTATTTTTCAAACACAGTTTCATGGAAAATTTTTGATGATTCCAATACCCCATTCTCTGATACATCCAATCTAAAATTGATAGAAATCAACGTTTCCCTACCCGAAGTCACTGACGAAAACGGCAATTCTGAATATGTAATTCTTCGTGCCATAAGTCCAAACATAGGTGAACCGAAGTTGGCTTACAAGGACCTGCCTTGAGAAGAGCTTTCACTCTTGTTGAACTCATACTCGTACTTGTAATCGTTGGTATCGTCGCTTCGATAGGCTCGGACATCGTTTTCAAAGCGTATGAAAACTATATTCTTTCAAAAGAGATTTCAGTGGCAACCTATAAAACGGATGTAGCATTGGAACAGATAGCCAAAAGGCTTGAATATCGCATTCCATTTAGTGGAGTTGCCATAAAAGATCCCAACCACATTAACATCATAACTTCTCTATCTGGAAATGAAGAAGGATATAAAATCCTTGCCTGGATAGGAAAAGCGTATGAAGCAAGACGTGGGTCATGGAATGGATCTATGAACAAGCCTGGATGGAGCGGCTTTATCGACTTGCAAGACAGTGATGCAAATACGCTTTATACAAAAGGTGACGATCTAACACTAGCTGCCAGTATCATCGGATCGCTCTCTAACGGTGATGTCAATCTTACAAATGATTCCAAATCTGCTATCGTCTTTGCTGCACTACCATTCAATGTAGATATCGTTCAAGCATATGGCTGGAAAGTTCCACAAGGACAAGCAGCTACACACATATTTTCTGTTCGAGCGACAGGATCCAACATCTTTTCTATCGATTCTTCCAACAATCAACCAAAACCCAATAGACTGTATGAACACTACTATCTTGCATGGAGCGCTTATGCAGTAGTTCCTGAAGCCAATGGCAATGGCACTTATACAGTAAAACTTTACTACAATTTCCGTCCTTGGAAAGGAGAAACCTATAAAAATGGAGAGAGTTCAGTTTTGATAGACAAAGCGACCATCTTTAATTTTCGGCGAGACGGACAAGCGATAGAGCTTCGTCTGTGCGCACATTCAGATCTCAACACTTCTGAAATCGAAGCAAATATCTGTGGGAAAAAGGTTGTCTTTTGAGAAAAGCCATATCTTTGTTGACTGCTATTATATTTATGCTCCTTATCGCTGTACTGATGGGTTTGGCCATCTCTTTACTTGGAACGACAACAGCAAAAGTTGCTAATCGATATCTGTATGAACAGGCCCAACTACTGGCAAGAAGCGGCACAGAATACGCGATTTTGGCTATTCAAGGACATGAAATCAACTCATCAACTGGATGTTTGAATCAGATCAATCTCAATTACAACGATACATTCGATATCAATATTACACTCCACTATATAGGCAAAGGATTACCCACTGCCAACTGTAACATCCTTGACAATAGTGTGGCGTTTGATGAAAGCAATGCTTCCGTCCTCGTTGACACCATTGTACAATTAAAAGATCCCAAGCTCAACAATGGAGTACCTATTCGATATGTCAAACGGACGTTGCAAAAGCTCTAATTTAAGTTAACTATTATATAATTTCGAAAAATTCCAAAAGGAAGTAACAATGGACTATTTGCACATCTATGGCAAAAATTTTGATCTCACCGATCCTATCAAAAC
The Nitratiruptor sp. SB155-2 genome window above contains:
- a CDS encoding type IV pilus modification PilV family protein: MRQGFSLLELIFALVVISIVLLGIPGLFQQTANQAQEALKLEAVTQAYRSIGTALSYPWDEHSRDENLSRSLILDVSNLADPELARETNTSRYRRGNFNEKVTRIFYPITTVQEQRSASSTLGKEGNEINDLDDFNNATEQITKVSNAMGSVLTMKIHYKVFYINDHTDYFSNTVSWKIFDDSNTPFSDTSNLKLIEINVSLPEVTDENGNSEYVILRAISPNIGEPKLAYKDLP
- a CDS encoding type II secretion system protein, producing the protein MRRAFTLVELILVLVIVGIVASIGSDIVFKAYENYILSKEISVATYKTDVALEQIAKRLEYRIPFSGVAIKDPNHINIITSLSGNEEGYKILAWIGKAYEARRGSWNGSMNKPGWSGFIDLQDSDANTLYTKGDDLTLAASIIGSLSNGDVNLTNDSKSAIVFAALPFNVDIVQAYGWKVPQGQAATHIFSVRATGSNIFSIDSSNNQPKPNRLYEHYYLAWSAYAVVPEANGNGTYTVKLYYNFRPWKGETYKNGESSVLIDKATIFNFRRDGQAIELRLCAHSDLNTSEIEANICGKKVVF